From a single Candidatus Zixiibacteriota bacterium genomic region:
- a CDS encoding VOC family protein encodes NKTMDFETFIDFGPGDISTKYSALLSKVVRSKDDLIKMPINEPYEGIGKSQIEEYIEHYHGAGIQHIALYTDNILETIESLRENGVEFLQVPDTYYDALKTKNMGIREDLDELKRLRILCDASVEGSGYLLQLFTKPIGDRPTFFFEVIQRVNGAKGFGQGNFQALFEAIEQDQMLRGTLMRT; translated from the coding sequence TCAACAAGACCATGGACTTCGAAACGTTTATCGACTTCGGGCCGGGTGACATCTCGACCAAGTATTCGGCGCTGTTGTCAAAGGTCGTGCGCTCGAAGGACGATCTGATCAAGATGCCGATCAACGAGCCGTACGAGGGGATCGGCAAATCGCAGATCGAGGAGTACATCGAGCATTACCACGGCGCGGGGATTCAGCACATCGCGCTGTACACGGACAATATTCTCGAGACGATCGAGTCACTGCGGGAGAACGGCGTGGAATTCTTGCAGGTTCCGGATACGTACTACGACGCGCTCAAGACGAAGAATATGGGCATCCGCGAAGACCTCGACGAATTGAAGCGGCTGCGGATTCTGTGTGATGCGTCGGTCGAGGGGAGCGGCTATCTGCTGCAGTTGTTCACCAAGCCGATCGGTGATCGCCCGACGTTTTTCTTTGAGGTGATTCAGCGGGTGAACGGCGCGAAAGGATTCGGGCAGGGGAATTTCCAGGCGCTGTTTGAGGCGATAGAACAGGATCAGATGCTGCGCGGGACGCTGATGCGGACGTAG